From the Hordeum vulgare subsp. vulgare chromosome 1H, MorexV3_pseudomolecules_assembly, whole genome shotgun sequence genome, the window AGGAAAATGCATGTCAGGTGCGACATACGCAAGAACGAATGGGATCCGAATGGATTTTTAATTACATCGTTCAAGGATCTATGAAAGTCATTCCATTTTGGTTCGCGAGAAATGCATGCCCGCCATCACCATGGGATGAATCGAGGGCACTCGAGATTGGGCACGGCCATGTATGAGACAGGTAGGTGGGTATTTACCTCCTGGGCGCCCCTCACGCTTCCTCGCCGGACGATGCTTCCCGCGGCCGGGATCGGCGCGCCGGCCGGGGAAAAGGCCGACGGTATAGGGAAACGGGGAGAGATTTGTGACGCCGCGCGTTGGCGTTGTTGCCGCTAGCCTAGGGGGATGGAGATTTGGATTCTGTCGGGTTTGGTCGTCGGCGACGGCGAGGGGATGGGGACGACGACGCCGCGCCGGGGCCGGCTCCCTCGTCTCGGCTGGCGCGCGCCTCCGTCTGTATCCGGCTATGGGCCGCGGCGGAACAATAACGATATGAAAGAGGGATGGCGGTTTCCAACCAACTCCTCGTCAGTTAAATTGCACCATACGTGGACCAGCTCAGAATttgcctttccttttctttttttgaactttGAACCAACACTATTTTTACGACATTTCGACTTCaatactccgtttcaaaataaatgtcttaatataattttatactagagctagtatatagttgaaacatttattttgggacggagagaaTATTTATGTATGAATGCGACATGAAAATGAGTTTACTTTATGGACCCGTCGACCAGCGGATATTTAAAAAAATCGCTGCTTGCGTTTGATTTGGGGCTATTCAACGGCTCGTTCCTTTTCCTCGCCAATACAACAAAGATAGTGTTGTGAAACTCTTTACAACAGACCTTGTGTTGCAAACATTTACAATAAAGATTTTGTTGTAATTTTTTTTTACGGTTTAACTTTTTTGAAACATGAGTACTATTGCAGAAGGATTTTTGCAACACAAATGATGCTATAAAATTTTTATCATCTTAACACTTATTTTTTATAACATGGATATTGTTATGGAAGGACTTCTGCAATATGGGTGACGTTGCAAAAAGTAAAATGATTAATGTGGTGGAGGCAAGCATTAGATGGTGAACATATTGACCGATTTATTAGAGGGTATGCGTTCTTCAATCAAATTCGTATGTAGCAGCTACGCGTGCGGCATAACTCAAAGGTGATCGCGTGACGGATTGTCATCATTTCCCCTAATTCATTATGTTGATAGTGGCTATTTAAAATTTGAATCCCATGTTCACACATAAATGTTTGCTCGATCTCACATGCAAATTGACTAAACGTTTGCATAGGAAGGGAAGGTATTTTGATCTTTTTTCTTAACACGATGCAAACGCAGAAATTCATACATACATACCCCTATGAACACATACGCACACCCTATCCCTATATCATTTTCGATAAACTGAGTTAacacatcatcttgagattgacgaagtcaTAACAAACGCCTTCGTAGTCGGCGGGGACATCTCCTTTCAGTGAACGCACATCCCGACGGAAACATAGTCTAGAACTAGAACTTGGTGGGCTAGAGATATCGATGTCATTCTAACCATCTAATCACATGTTGGTTCGCGGGGACTTTAATCTTATTGGTGGatcaaacaacacacaacacaaGTATGCCCCACATGCTTTTGTAAAATTTATGTGTTTGAATTTTTATTCCGCACGTTACACGGTAAGAAATTCGAGTGCGCTCCTCGCGTTGCCTCTTCCAGGGTGACCGGGGGCGCTAACCGTAGCccctgccgccacctccttcATCCTTCCTCCTCCCCTCAGTCATTAATAAAGGTGGACGCTCGGAAAGCCCGTGTGCGCTGTCAATGAAGGGGACGACGGCGATCTTCCGTCCCACGACCATGTCGTGTCTGGAGGGGTTGTACACGACAACATGAGATCTTCCTCTGGTGTCTTCTCCTCATGGCGGCGCGgcggtgcaccgatgacaacgtgGGGATGACGGACTCGGCTGGGGATGTGATCTACGGCACAAGGGCCATGGAGCGACGGTTCCGGTcaaggcggcgaggtcgtcccctCCATCGGGGATGATGGACCATGAGGCGACAACGTGCTCCTCCGTACAAATCTGGCTCGCGAGGCTTTTGCTGGTCTCGATGCGGTTGGAGCTGGAGGTGGGGATTTAGATCGGAAGAAATCTCTAGACGACACTGATCAGCCACGGCGAGGGCGATGCCCTAGGCGCCGTCTTTTCtccatggagatgttcatcataTCTGCTTCTACCTTCATCATGTAATTTGTCTTCCGGATAAAAATTCAGATTGTGGTGGGCAGCGTGGACGCCTTCAGGGTCGTTCCCTTTTTGAAGGCATCACCTTGAGAGATTGAGAGATAGTTGGATGGTGGACACCGTTGGGTTAAGGTTGGCGGTGATCTAGACCAGGAAGTGATGTAATGTGGATTTACCGCATCGGCAACGTGAGTCTCGACGACGTGACACAACAGGGTTCAAACATTGGACGTATGTTGATGGACGCACACAAGGTGGTGTCGTGATGGCGTTGTCTCGCGTCATGGAGGCGTCGACGGAGTAGTATTTCGATTAAAAAAACCCGGATATATACTTGAAAAAGACAAAACGCAAAATGAGGCATGTACGGGGTCCGAAACGCAAAGAGAAATCGAAAACCCCCAACCTCCCTCCCTCTGCTCCCCCCTGGTGACGGGTTGCGCCGCCGCCGACGAGTCACTGACCGAGATGGCGAGCTCGGCGCTGAGACGATCCCTTCCGCGGCGCGGCTTGCTCCGCCGCATCCTCCCTTCCCACCCAGcatccgccgccacctcctcgttCCGTCGCTCCTTCCAGTCCGGTGAGCACCCTCCTAACCCCTCCTCTTATGCGCAGTATCTATCTCCGACAACCTATTGCCGCATCCGGACCTAGCTCACCCTTTCTCTACCCCGTTACAACCGAACCATCGAATCGAATGGCGGGTACAGAGATCTAGGTTCAAAGCAAACCCGCTCTAGCTTCCTCGTGCCAAAATCCCTCGTCATTTTGTGACGACGACATGCTTGACATTTGGGGAATTGCTGTTCAAAATGTTTCAGCGatcctgttttcttttttcttttctttacatGCTTGTTTGCTTCAAATGTTGCTTCACAGAAGAGGGCGCGGCAGGCGAGAGCACGGCCGACTTTGAAAGGCGGGTGTTTGGAGACCAGAGGAAGCCAGATGACAACTCGTTCTTCGGGAAGCTCGATGGGGTTGGGGACTCCTTCGGAAGAAGACATGGCACAGGCTCTGGGATGGGTGTCTTCAGTCAGCAGGGTGAGATGGGTAACTTTGGGTTGGGTGGGAGAAGTGGTTATGTGTTCATGGACGGTTTCGATTCCTTGAACGATGGCATGAACGAGAAATTGGATGACGCGGCCCGCACCTTTCATATGACGGAGGAGGTTGAGGACGATGACTATGATTTCAGGCCAGATGTGAATTACAGGCGAGGCTCGACTTACAATGTCCGGGTAAGAGGGATATCTGTTCATTACTTCAGTGATTCAAGTATTTGAGAGATCACAAATCCTTTGCAATCTTGAGATTTTGTTTAGCCTATACAAGTATTCAGGAAGCGTCGCTAAATGTGTGAGCTAGATTTTGCGTAGTTAGTATATTTCCATGCAGTATAGTACTGTTTTGTGGATAGATGTCTGTCAAAAgtcaaaacagaaataaattgcTCGTCTGGTCCACTATTGCCTGAACAACTGTATCCACCAGAAGATAGTGTTATAGTACCATTTTAGCTTTTGAAATAACATTTATTATTTAAACATGCAAGCATCAGTATGTTATCCACCGGAATGACACTCCTTTAACATCAGATTTTATTCAACTCTACCGCATGCAGGATCTTGACCTGACAAAACCTGCAGCCCCAAGGAATCCTCCTAGACCTCAGTTTGAAACATCTACAAAGGAAGTTTTAAGTAAAGCTGATTTTAGGGTGAGTACATCTGCTTGGCAACCTATGTAAACTGGCCACAGTTTCTGCTTAAAGTTTTGAGTGCTTTGGCAGCTTCTAAACTCTAGAACTGTTAACCATTATAAAGTTCAGGAATACAATGACTATCGTAAGACTCAAACGGCACTTCTTTCGAAAATGGTTGGAGTAAGTCATATGCTAGATGATGATAATGTTACATCCATGCTAATCTATCCAAATATCTTGTCTAAAGTTGTTAGGGTTCTGACATTTTCTCTTGATGCTTTCTGTCACCATATTTGAGTTTAGCAATTATTAATTAGTTCAGTATAATCAAACTCACATGTTGCTTGTTATTCTGTTGATTTGAGTTATTGCCTCATATTCGTCTAACGTTCTAAGATGATGTTTAGATGCCAATACTGGAACACAGCAAGTGTCAAAGCCAGATTAGGATGCTATGTAGGCATGGAACATAGTACTACTTTCCCCATCTTTCTTATTTCCAAAAACCACTCATGTGTTAGTGTTAGCACACAACCCCCTGCCTACTTCAGATTAGTATTGCACGGCCACCTGCATTATATAGAAGAAGAAAATGTAACCAATCAGCACAAATAAAAGTAGCATGTTTTCAAGAGGAAGACCATATCACTAGGCAAGTTCTGTTAGCCAACCCAATCAATACAAACAAAACTGCAGTAACCATAGCCCGAATCTTCTCAAG encodes:
- the LOC123442155 gene encoding uncharacterized protein LOC123442155 isoform X2 codes for the protein MASSALRRSLPRRGLLRRILPSHPASAATSSFRRSFQSEGAAGESTADFERRVFGDQRKPDDNSFFGKLDGVGDSFGRRHGTGSGMGVFSQQGEMGNFGLGGRSGYVFMDGFDSLNDGMNEKLDDAARTFHMTEEVEDDDYDFRPDVNYRRGSTYNVRDLDLTKPAAPRNPPRPQFETSTKEVLSKADFRNVRFLANFITEAGIIIKRNQTKISAKAQRKVAREIKTARALGLMPFTTMGKRPFIFGRSAEEDASEEEYGYEFVQKDAGPEDTAGDAVPDVETA
- the LOC123442155 gene encoding uncharacterized protein LOC123442155 isoform X1, giving the protein MASSALRRSLPRRGLLRRILPSHPASAATSSFRRSFQSEEGAAGESTADFERRVFGDQRKPDDNSFFGKLDGVGDSFGRRHGTGSGMGVFSQQGEMGNFGLGGRSGYVFMDGFDSLNDGMNEKLDDAARTFHMTEEVEDDDYDFRPDVNYRRGSTYNVRDLDLTKPAAPRNPPRPQFETSTKEVLSKADFRNVRFLANFITEAGIIIKRNQTKISAKAQRKVAREIKTARALGLMPFTTMGKRPFIFGRSAEEDASEEEYGYEFVQKDAGPEDTAGDAVPDVETA